The genomic segment ttttttcaGTTATTGGAATGTAACTGAATAAATTTGATTTGTTTTCCTCATCATTAATGTTAAAGATCACATTTTTATTACTgaatttttgagtttttttccAGTTATTGGGATGGAATTCAATAAATTTGATTTGTTTTCCTCATCATTAATGTTAAAGATCACATTTTTATTACTgaatttttgagttttttttttcagttatAGGAATGGAACTGAATAAATATGATAAACAActtgttttaaattttgtaaaacAATTTTATGAAGTTAATTATGCTTTtaagttttggaaaaaaaataattgtgtTTTGAAGTTGTTATGTTGAAGTAATCTGCTTTGTGTATTATAATCATTAGAATTGTCACTGTTTTGAGGTTAATGaagtaaaattttatttgctGAATTATTGGTTTTTAGTTATTGGGATGGAATTAATAAATTTGATTAGTTTTCCACATCATTAATGTTACAGATCAAATTTTTATTACTGAATTTTGAGTTTTCAGTTATTGGGATGGaagtcaaataaaatttatttgctGAATTGTTGGTTGTCagtttttttcttcctttgtttAACATCTTTTCTAAGTTAATTATGCTtataagttttgaaaaaaacattGTGTTTTGAAGTTGTTATGGTGAAATACTCTGCTTTTGTGTGTTAATCATTAGAATTCTCATTGTTTTGAGGCTAATCAAGTGAATTTTATTTGCTGAATTGTTGGTTTTTAGTTATTGGGACGGAATTAATAAATTTGATTTGTTTTCCGCATCATTAATGTTAAAGATCAATTTTTTATTACTGAATTTCAAGTTTTTTTCAGTTATTGGAATGGAACTGAATAAATTTGATTCTTTTTCTCCATCATTAACGTTAAAGATTACATTTTTATTACtgaattttgagtttttttcaGTTATTGGAATGGAACTGAATAAATTTGATTCTTTTTCCACATGATCTGATTATCCAAACCTCATTTTCAACTTGTAAGCATTTTAAATCAATTGATTTCGAATAAATCCTAAAACAAAATCAGTTACCCGAAATAGGCTTCAGTTTTAGTCGGAGTGATAATTGAGGATTTTAGAAATGGACTAGTGAAATTGGTTGTTGAGAATCAGAAATGAGGGTGAagtacccttttttttttttttttttttttttttttttttttttgtgtcgtGCGGCATTCCCCATCGATAAAATTtactatttccgattttgttataGTAACTACATCATGTAGTAATTGTACttctccctccatcccaatttatgttatTGTGTTTGACTgagcacaaaatttaagaaagaaagaaagaaagatgtgTGAAAcgtgtggtctaaaacaagccattGAGAaatgtgtggctataaatttttttgacgagattttttttttatagccaCACATTTCTCAATGGCTTGTTATAGACCAaatgtgtggctataaatcatttcattaagggtaaaataataagtttaaagttgaattgtttctaaatatagaaatttattctttttgggacttactaaaaaggaaatagtgccacataaattggaattGAGGGAGTGTAATTAATCATGTTGAGGATATAAACTCATTGTTTATGAAAAGCAATTGAAAATAGAGTCTCACTGGATGATGTATACTCTGTTGATGGACTTCAGACACAACTTGTCCCCAAGAGTGCATCATGCATGTTTTCTGTTTGTTCTTTTGAAATCTATATGTATTAATCAGTATGTCGCTACTAAGTTAATCATTTGTTTGAGCAGTTGCTAATTTGTCTTTCGGAGCTTATAAACACTAAGTTTTCAGACTAATTAGCTGCTGAATTAGTATTCTTCTATACTATTTTTATCTTCAGAGGGATAAATTCTTTTTGTTTGATGAATTGATGTCCTTTTGCTGCAGTGGTGTTGATAATATAGAGTGAGCGATTCATTGAGGTGATTGTCCATCATGGATTGCAACTGCTTTGATCCACAATGGCCCGCTGATGAGTTGTTAATGAGGTATCAGTACATTGCTGATTTTTTCATAGCAGTTGCTTATTTCTCCATCCCGATGGAGTTGGTATACTTTGTCCAGAAATCGGCTGTTTTTCCGTATCGATGGGTGCTCGTGCAATTTGGTGCTTTCATAATTCTCTGTGGAGCAACACATCTTATCAACTTATGGACATCTACCGCCCATACGAGGACTGTGGCAATAGTGATGACTATCGCTAAGGTCTTCACTGCTGCGGTATCATGTGCAACTGCTGCCATGCTGGTGCACATTATTCCGGATCTATTAAGTGTCAAAACTAGGGAGCTCTTCTTGAAAAACAAAGCGGCAGAGCTTGATCGTGAAATGGGTCTTATTCGGACACAGGAGGAGACAGGTAGATATGTTAGAATGCTAACGCATGAAATTAGAAGTACTCTGGATAGACATACTATTTTGAAGACTAcacttgttgaacttggaagagcaTTGGGACTGGAAGAGTGTGCATTGTGGATGCCAACTCGAACTGGACTGGAACTTCAACTTTCTTATACTCTACATCATCAAAATCCAGTTGGATTTACAGTACCAACACAACTTCCTGTAATTAATCAAGTTTTCAGTACAAATCGTGCTGTTAAAATTTCACCAAATTCTCCCGTTGCAAGGCTTCGACCTGCCGAGAAGTACATGCCAGGTGAGGTGGTTGCTGTTAGGGTCCCACTTCTGCATCTCTCAAATTTTCAGATTAACGATTGGCCTGAGCTTTCTACAAAGCGCTATGCTTTGATGGTTTTGATGCTTCCTTCCGATAGTGCAAGACAATGGCATGTCCATGAATTGGAGCTTGTTGAAGTGGTAGCTGATCAGGTTTGAATTcttttatatatgatataatatcTGATAGCCTCCCTTTTTTACCTGGATGATGTTCAAATGCTAGAGTCTGGTGTTGAAAGTATATATtacttagggcctgtttggaaagccacccaggtaattggaattagGTGTAATTGGATGTAATTATACAGtttggcctgtttgtttgaccaggtaattacacagttaaGTGGGAATTGGGTgcaattgagagggtgtaattacactccaattctcaagggggctcagaattgggtgtaattacagggttaccttttagtttatttctttttaattttattttaatttcttttctattatttaatttattttttattcctattatttattttattttattttaatttcttctcttttctgatttattttttatttctattatttaattacttttttatttttactttttaattatttttattttttaaaatatatttttctttttatagtatttatatttcatttcctttcttctcattcccaacctttacttcttgtggttccatataattacttgtatttttttagttttttattttattcatttagcataaccctgttaatattctaatttttgaaactacatctcttaatattagaaagaatgagtcattaacaaacttggcatataataagtgacgttattaaagtagaatttcgttgtgaatgaggttatagacttatatttttcctttcttttgaattataggagtatttacttatgttacatTGTAACTTGCTTATGTaacgttggaatttgacataagagtattatgttaaatttttttcttttggattttgaatttgggttatattttcgattttaaaaatatttgctgtagtactattgacttgttatttcacattgcatgtaatttatttttcacttacagttgatagaattttgtcaaatatttgaataatgttatggcattatatttataaatattctttttttgtcaaacatccaatccaatgatgttctcacaaaaaaggtatgcttttaagttttataatcaattaaaattaaaatattattaatttgaaattatatatcaattattttattacaatattagttataaatatatgattattaattgacatattttcaagaaacaatgtattattaaataactatattattaaataactaatttaatatcatttataaaggcacatatttttgaaatattaattttaaattttttataatcaaatgttatttttaaattaaactaactgtgtaattacacttgtgcaatcAAACatcacgcttgtaattacaaagatgacaaacaaacaggtcattataattataatactgtgtaattactaggctgtgtaattactagggtagtaattacaccaattccaattaccaggtggctttccaaacaggctcttaatcATTATTAGAACAGCTGCAGAACCAGTCTCTATGAGACAACTATATTGATGCAATTTCATATGCACCGATTATCTTCATAAAATTATCCCCCTTGATTTACATCATTTGATAAATGCTTGGACTGAATTTTTTATCTGGTCCAAGAATAGTTGAATATCATCCATGTCCTTTGTGAAATAGACTGTATCAATAAAGCCAAACTTCAAATTCCGATGGAATGCGACCAGAATTAACTGCTAAATTATGATGAAAGCAATCAgcatggaaatgaaaataatgaaagcgAGAAAGCCATGATAAAACAGCCTAAAAAAGGAGCATTAGCTACCACTGATAAATAAGATACTTgcagtacaagaaacaacagatagtagcacaaatcaaaggacaagaaactagAGAGCAAAACTGCTACTGCTAGTACAAAAAGGATAAGTGAGACTACCTACTAACCTCCTACCCTAATATGAATCCTCCATAacttcctatctaaggtcatgtcttCGGTAAGCTGgaactgcgccatgtcctgcttatttatacaaaaaataagcTTCAAAGTAAAATGAACCGGAGGGGGTGCTTTATTAATGTACTTTAATTATTGTTTATTAATATCCTTATAATATCATTATTAGGTAAATTTGTGTAAGGAATCTAAACCAAGGTTATAAATATTGTCGTATAAACTTGAAGTCATTGAAATTTTTTGTTGTATCggatgcttctttttttttgatgagATAAATGATTTCATTGCAGGCATCAAGCAGATGCATACATACAAAAGTAGATGTATCGGATGCTTCTATAAGATGAAAAAATGTGTTTTGCAAAAGCTCTTGCCATATGAAATTATGAGTGGAATTAAAACgtattaatattaaaatagatttatttttatctataaCTAAGAAATTACatgctcacaaattcataaaaaggCCAATGTTTTTCCATTCATGATCTTCGTCGAATTGTAATTCACTACTAGAAATAGaggtttttcccaccgacattcagtgggaaatttgtgctataaaacaCGATTTTCCCACCTCGTTCCCACCGAACTAGCTCACTGGGGAAAATGCATGGTGAGAAACAAGCTCCCATTGAAACGCCGGGGAACTTCCTAATTTTTCCGTGTGAAAACATTCCTATCTAAGTTTTTCCCATCGATATTCAGTGGAATAGCCATCGAGCATTCTTCTGGGAAAAATTCAATTCAGTGGAAAAATAGTAACTTTTTAGTAGTgattatttacatattttaGTATCATGTTATTTTGTATTATAAAATATCGAATTACTTGTGGTCCtttggtatttttttaattctccAGTCAAACCTCCTtcctcataattttttttttaatttaaaaatatccaATTATGTGATTAAgaactttaataattatgaagACTTATTAACAAGATATGTTTAACGTGCCATACAAATTATActtctttatttaaaattactacttttatatcttgagtaaGCCCGGGCCTCATGAAACTAGTATTAActgaaaacaaataaaaatcgAGTGGGGATTATTTAATGTCATAGCAGATTTTGTTTTGGATGGCCAGTACCTGTCCTGCTCTTTTGCTTCCATGACTATTATGCTTTATTAGATTTCGCTCTACATTGGTTTTAGGATCTAGGGTACAAACAAACTAGGACTTACAACTGTGATTCGATTTCATTATTCATATGCATGCTGTAGACTAAATATCTAGTATTGAGTAGTACTTTGTGTACTATATACTACATATAAAGTGAAAAGAAGCtaggggaaaaaattaagtATGTGCATAAGAGAAAAGACAGGATTATACCATTGGGATTTCTTCAGAAGGAGTTTTTTCTGAGGAGCAGTCCTCCACCCCTCATTTTTCTCCAGCGCCCCACTGTTCCTATTATTGcgagaaaataaatgaaaaaagaaactaAATGAAAATCTTTAGCATTTTAGCTGTGAATTTCCACAATAGAACAGAAATTTGTGGAGTGATTGTAGTTTCCTTGTTAAAGTGGATAAATTCAAACTTCCAGTAGACTATGATTAATAAGTTAACTAGGGCTCAAATGAGAGCAGCTCATGCCCGTGGCACTTGAATGTGACCGGATGGATTTACTTTTTCTATATGTTGTCAATTCAGGTAGCTGTCGCTCTCTCACATGCTGCCATCTTGGAGGAATCAATGAGGGCTCGGGATCTTCTTATGGAGCAGAATGTGGCTCTTGATCTGGCAAGAAGAGAAGCAGAAATGGCTGTTCGTGCGCGTAATGATTTCCTGGCTGTTATGAATCATGAAATGAGAACTCCCATGCATGCAATAATTGCACTTTCATCTTTGCTGCAAGAAAGTGAGCTGACACTGGAGCAGCGTCTGATGGTGGAAACAATCCTTAAGAGCAGCAACCTTTTAGCAACCCTTATCAATGATGTCTTGGATCTTTCAAGGCTAGAGGATGGAAGCCTTCAACTAGACGTTGGGACTTTCAATCTTCATGCTCTCTTCAGAGAGGTAAGCCTAACATTTCTGTTTACTTGCAAGTTCTATAATATTTGAGTAACAGAACAATGCAAAGAGGTTCTAGATCTGTTAAATACGTTACTTTTGAGTTTCGGTTTTTTCATCATGTTATGCTGGAAACTATTCACTGATTCAGGTGTCTGCTTATTGATTTAGGTCCTTAACTTAATCAAGCCTATTGCATATGTGAAAAAGCTGTTTGTTACGCTTAGTTTATCTTCAGATTTGCCGGAATTTGCTACTGGAGATGAGAAACGGCTTATGCAAATTCTTCTAAATGTTGTTGGCAATGCTGTAAAATTCTCAAAAGAAGGCAGTGTGTCAATTTCTGCTGTTGCTGCAAAATCAGAATCTTTAAAAGATCCTCCCAAGTTGTTTCCTGTGCAAAGTGAGAATCACTTCTATTTACGTGTGCAGGTATGTTTATAGGTTTATTTTCATGCTTGATATTTAATATTTGCAGTTTCAATAGTAGTTGCTCTGTAAAATATCTTGGGTAGTGATTTCACTGCTACTTTTTCCCTGTTATGTAGGTAAAAGATACAGGATCAGGCATTAATCCTCAGGATATCCCCAAGCTGTTCTGTAAATTTGCGGAAAACCAGGCACTAGCAACTAAAAATTCCGGTGGCACTGGGCTTGGCCTTGCAATTTGTAAGAGGTATCTCACTTCATTGGTGTTTGTTTTGAATGCGGTTTTCAGTTTGCCAAGACAACTGGAGAACTGCtcaagattgaattttttttctttactgaTGCACATTCCTTGGAGAATTTGTTCACACTTACAGCAGTTTTTATTTATCTGACTTATTGTTCCAATGGCCTGGATCAGGTTTGTTAATCTTATGGAAGGACATATTTGGATTGAAAGTGAAGGTCTCGGCAAGGGGTCTACTGCTATATTTATAGTTAAACTTGGCATTCCTGGCCGCTCAAATGAGTCTAAGCTTCCCTTTATGCCCAGATTGCCTGCAAATCACATGCCGATGGCTTTTAAAGGACTAAAGGTCTTGGTTATGGATGATAATGGGTGAGTGCTCATACTACCTTTTTATTTTAGACCTCTTATTTGTCCTGCATTTTGATGACTTGATCTGGCCAATGATTCTAATTTTGCTATGTGTTGGTCTATTTTTACGTGAGACTAAACATGTACAAGCTGAACAAAGTGGTAGTTGTTGGACATCCCTTTGGAACAAGGACCCTGACCCTCTATTAAATGTCTATGGAAGTTAAAGTCTAATAACTTCATGTGTGGTGAAATGTGCTAGACTTAGATGTATTAGGAGTACAATCTTAGATATTAGTGTTGGCTCTTCATGTCCTTTGGAAAAGAAGCACAGCAGGTGCAGAAAGATGGTCTTAATTAAAGTTGCATGAATGGAGAAGAGAAACATGTTAGCACATCATTGGGGCTCACATCATTGTCTCGAACCTATGAGTATAGGAAGTAGTGTGGCCAAACCCACTTAAATCATTTTCCATCCAATTACATGGATGCACGGTGAGAAGACACAGGATAAAGTGGCACGTTCTTTAGGTATATCTTTTACAAGTGagcatacatataaacaaaaGAAGCACAAAGATAACCATCAGGATCTTGCCAGTGTTCCAATTTCCATATCCAGGAACCTTCCAAAAACCTCAGTTCCTACCTGCTCTAACCTGAGAGGTAACTGGCAAAATCTTAGAGGCTTTCTACATCTTAGACATTTTACATGTTGCACCAGAAGGCTAAGAGAGACAAGACATTGGACTTCAGCTTGTGTGTGTTCTCTCTTTTGCCTTCAAAACATTTAAggttcctttctttcaaatgaCTCACCAAATGCTGGCTGTATGGTTTTCCAGATTTCCGTCCTGCCTTTTCTAACTCCTTTCCCTATCCAGCCTCTTCTTTGGAGCTTATGTTGTGTCAAAATAGCCTCGTGTGCAATCTAGCAGAAATATACCTCATGTTCTTTGGGTATGTATTTGTGTACAAGGATGCTCCGGCACATCAATTAACACCTTAATAAGTTATCTACTTTCTCTACTGTTAAGATAGTAATGGTCATatgttttctttgaaaataacttctggatgggaaaaaaatagaCCAGCTTATCAATTGTCCTTGTCATACATGAAAACCCTTTTAAAATCAGAcagcatgctctgcttctgttTCCTCCCCTCCCCCCAACCCACAGCCAAAAGAGGTTCGGAATCGGTAAGCAAAGTGAGTCCAAGGCAGGGATGATAAAACAAAAGGCTATCTTTCCTAAAAAGTTCATTTAACTATTTCCTGCAAAAAACATTATTATTTGGTTCTGGTTCCACTAACTGCTGAAGTTTGGTCTTCAGTGCATGGTTCATTAGCTtgttaattatttcttgattcGTAGTAATTAAATGCATGAAGTGTCGTCATGTGTTGGTAGCAAAACTGGATAAGAAGTACATTGTAGGTCTTATCAATCTAATAGGAAAGTTGAAGGAGGTTTTAAGAAAATAGAGGAAAGCGGAAGGAGgtcattatttatttaaaagaaaaaaaaaaaaaaaggggggggggggggggtgtgaaGAAAGCAAAGCAGGAGGAAAGATTGGAATGCAAACCTCTATCTGTGGGAGCCTATTCCTGAGAAGAATATACCTTGAGCGGTCAAATATTTTTATTGAGATGACTGTTTAAAGAATTTTAGAAGTaatttaaactttaagaaaatgTGATTTACAGTAAACTTTCATGTGGTTGTCAAATTTCCTTGTTATAAAGGATTAAGAAACAAATATATGCAAGTCATTCTTTTACTTCTTGATGAAGGGATTAATAAATATTAGATATAGaccccgtttggattggcttataagttgcttataagctgttttcagcttttttgagtgtttggctggccagcttaaagccattttgtgcataaaataagcccaaaaaaataattgggtccgtttggcttagcttatctaaagcagcttataagctgaaaacagcttataagccaaaaaaaataagttagcctaccccaacttatttttttttttggcttataagctgtttccagcttataagctgcttattttaagcccatccaaacaggctcatagACGTCTCTTAGAGCAAAGGTACAGAGGATTCTTGTTTATCAAACAAAAAAGTTAATTGAGGATTCcctttttacttttttgatAAATATCCACTCCTTttgcttttttatttattcttcttcaCTGTTGGTGGCTGTTTATCAGGTTGTTGCAAAtgtaatattttttgaaaaggaTGTTTATGACTGGTAACGATTGAAAAGATTAAGTTGATGCAAATTTTGAAACTTCTTCATGCAGGTTTAGTAGGATGGTAACCAAGAGTCTGCTAGTGCACCTAGGTTGCGATGTAACAACTGTTGGTTCTGGTGATGAGTGCTTGAGAGTTCTTAGTCAGGAACACAAAGTAATATTCATGGACGTGAGGATACCAGGTATAGACTGTTATGAAGTTGCTGTAAAGATACATGAGAAATTTGGGAAACGTCACGACAGGCCACTGATTGTGGCAGTAACGGGGAACACTGACCGAGTGACAAAAGACAACTGCCTGAGAGTTGGCATGGATGGAGTTATTCTGAAACCTGTTTCAGTTGACAAAATGAGAAGTGTTTTATCCGAGCTTTTAGAGCATGGAGTTGTTCGTCAATCCCAGTGAAAGAGTAAATGTTTGTCAAGACCTGATACGCTCAAATGCAAGAGTGTTGTTGTAAATGCATTTCTCGGCTTTTGGGCAAAATGAAGAGTTGTTCACAATGATGGCCCGATATGCTAATTGCAGGttcaaatatattgtagaaattaAAGTGGTTTCACGATGATGTAATTGTCAATAGAACTGTATAAAGAATTAGTTAGTTCTACATCTATGAATATGAAGGAGAAGGGGTCAGTTTTCCTGGAAGGTTGGAGCAAGCATGTTTAatcctctcttctttttgggGGTGCTAAAATAATTGAAAACATTTGTataaatgtatatgacatgtatgaCCTTAGCCTGAAAATTGGAGCAAAAGTTGAGTTTCGTTTTGCTCATAAACTGGTATCTTTAAGAAGGATCAAATTAAGGATATTACGTAGCTATGACGTTATGATGGAATGAAATTGATTACATAACTAGGCATGATTGTCAAGTAATACTAGTACCAATTAGTTACGTGTATGATTATCCACGTAATTCACGAAGGTCCACAAATATTCCTCATGCCTACCTTCAGCAGTTTGTTAAAAGCTGGACTCTTAAATTTGACTGCGTACAATATTGACTATACACGACTAAAAGAAGTGAGTAAAGCTGAGAGAAATAATACTTGAGataattattataattaagTTTTCCTTGTTATATTTAGAGTTCGTTGCATTTTGCACCCTTAATGTCTGCATCTTTTTTAAGTTGCACTCTATCCTCTATTTTTTAATGATTTACACCCTAACCTAATCATTTCTTGGAAAACCTTCATGAGGGACAAGATAGGAAATATTTAGTttgtaagagagagagagagagagagaaatattctGCTCATCATGCTATGCAAACCTCcatgatatttattttatttcactttcaggaataaataaaaaaaacatccATCGATGCAGTGTGTGTCGTAGCTATGCAGTACTACTCTTGTTTTTTACTTGTCCTTCAATTTTACATTGTTAATTATATTCAAGATCATGAAATTAGAGAATTCCAAGTTACTACCATATATGTTATCTCAATCATGGGAGTATTTCTCTTTTACTTTCATAGAATAACCAAATCTATTATTGACAAGTTCCTCACAATTTGCTACTTTGAAGAGAATTCATCACGCATCCAGTAATGTTGAAATGAGTAAATCAAGGAGTAGTTCATTAGCACAGACGAGTATATGTTTCTCCACTTATTTAATTTAGATATGAAGCACAAAaacaaatatttatataataaatataatctGGTTTTAGCAAAATTTTATGCGAAAAGAAGCACAAGTACAGAGCTATTTTCATAGTTTAGGAATAAGCTGTCAATCTTTAAATGGTGGTTGTTTTCGATTTTTGTTTCTCTAAAGGTGGAGAATCTGATTATGAGAAAATAAAGATATATTCTGGAAACTTTTACCTTCTCCTGATTCTTATTTACAATGACTTTCTTCACCAATTTATCTGTATAATGCACCTTGAAAAGCAACCTAGCCTGTTATTATCTCATCTAACTTTCATTGATAGTGATCTATAGATATCAACAATGTCTTATATGGCTCTAAGCCTCTAACGACGAATCATCCATTCTAGTCCCCCTCCACTACTCTcttatgaattatatatatttttctattatgtCCCTCATAAAATGAGCTGTTATATGGTTTtgccaaaaaataaatatgttagggtgtaaatcataaaaaattaaaggataGGGTACAAGTCAAAAAAAGTTGCATACATTGAGGGTGCAAAACGCAAGGAAATCTTATATTTAGCTCATAAAGTTACCTAACAAAGGGtaagattgaatttttttacATTTACTTGGTGAATCGGTACTTGACAGTATAGCTTGAAACAACGGCGGAGTTACAAGTTTTCAGTTAGAGGAGCTAAAATGtaaagaagtaaacacacgaaAAAGACAATTGAATTCAACTATAATATGTATACACAAGAAGACAAAAAATTACTAGTTACATGTTGTAATTTTCTGTCGAGGGGTGTCAATTAACCCCCTCGGAGAAATGGCGACAAAATTGCCTGGTTGAAGAAGTTGTTACAAAGTATAATCCTGATATTTACCAACATGTGAGGGAAAGgaaccaaaaaggaaataaaaaaatgtcTCCAACAACCACCTTATAATTATATGCTACCAAACTTTGCTAAGGCTAATAATATATGAAATGATTAGTCAAAAAAGAAGGGAATTCTGAAAGGGCCGCCAATGATAAGGCAGACAATTTGATTCCTCATTGTCAACACTTGTTTCTTTTACAatatacaattatatatatCTTCTTGTTCAAGAGTCTTCAACCCAAAGTACTAACCTTTATTTaacagaaaagaaataaaagggacTGAAAAACTTTATAGGAGCAGCACTTTTGTTTTACACACTTGACATAACGTAGAGAATATGGTGAGCTCTCTTAGTCTCATGCATGTGAAATAGTCATTATAGAGAGTAGAATGTGCATTTTTTTTAGTGTCACAAGCATATATCCGGACC from the Lycium ferocissimum isolate CSIRO_LF1 chromosome 11, AGI_CSIRO_Lferr_CH_V1, whole genome shotgun sequence genome contains:
- the LOC132036610 gene encoding ethylene receptor isoform X1 gives rise to the protein MDCNCFDPQWPADELLMRYQYIADFFIAVAYFSIPMELVYFVQKSAVFPYRWVLVQFGAFIILCGATHLINLWTSTAHTRTVAIVMTIAKVFTAAVSCATAAMLVHIIPDLLSVKTRELFLKNKAAELDREMGLIRTQEETGRYVRMLTHEIRSTLDRHTILKTTLVELGRALGLEECALWMPTRTGLELQLSYTLHHQNPVGFTVPTQLPVINQVFSTNRAVKISPNSPVARLRPAEKYMPGEVVAVRVPLLHLSNFQINDWPELSTKRYALMVLMLPSDSARQWHVHELELVEVVADQVAVALSHAAILEESMRARDLLMEQNVALDLARREAEMAVRARNDFLAVMNHEMRTPMHAIIALSSLLQESELTLEQRLMVETILKSSNLLATLINDVLDLSRLEDGSLQLDVGTFNLHALFREVLNLIKPIAYVKKLFVTLSLSSDLPEFATGDEKRLMQILLNVVGNAVKFSKEGSVSISAVAAKSESLKDPPKLFPVQSENHFYLRVQVKDTGSGINPQDIPKLFCKFAENQALATKNSGGTGLGLAICKRFVNLMEGHIWIESEGLGKGSTAIFIVKLGIPGRSNESKLPFMPRLPANHMPMAFKGLKVLVMDDNGFSRMVTKSLLVHLGCDVTTVGSGDECLRVLSQEHKVIFMDVRIPGIDCYEVAVKIHEKFGKRHDRPLIVAVTGNTDRVTKDNCLRVGMDGVILKPVSVDKMRSVLSELLEHGVVRQSQ
- the LOC132036610 gene encoding ethylene receptor isoform X2, with protein sequence MTIAKVFTAAVSCATAAMLVHIIPDLLSVKTRELFLKNKAAELDREMGLIRTQEETGRYVRMLTHEIRSTLDRHTILKTTLVELGRALGLEECALWMPTRTGLELQLSYTLHHQNPVGFTVPTQLPVINQVFSTNRAVKISPNSPVARLRPAEKYMPGEVVAVRVPLLHLSNFQINDWPELSTKRYALMVLMLPSDSARQWHVHELELVEVVADQVAVALSHAAILEESMRARDLLMEQNVALDLARREAEMAVRARNDFLAVMNHEMRTPMHAIIALSSLLQESELTLEQRLMVETILKSSNLLATLINDVLDLSRLEDGSLQLDVGTFNLHALFREVLNLIKPIAYVKKLFVTLSLSSDLPEFATGDEKRLMQILLNVVGNAVKFSKEGSVSISAVAAKSESLKDPPKLFPVQSENHFYLRVQVKDTGSGINPQDIPKLFCKFAENQALATKNSGGTGLGLAICKRFVNLMEGHIWIESEGLGKGSTAIFIVKLGIPGRSNESKLPFMPRLPANHMPMAFKGLKVLVMDDNGFSRMVTKSLLVHLGCDVTTVGSGDECLRVLSQEHKVIFMDVRIPGIDCYEVAVKIHEKFGKRHDRPLIVAVTGNTDRVTKDNCLRVGMDGVILKPVSVDKMRSVLSELLEHGVVRQSQ